A window of Variovorax sp. HW608 genomic DNA:
GTCGGAGAAGACCGAACTGCTTCGTGGCTCGAGCGTACAGAAGATTGTTGTCCAGGCCGAACTTTGAGCTGCGAATGAGCGCAAGGGCTTGATCTTGCTGCGTTTATTCAGCAAGGCGCGGGGGGTTTACTGGGTACAGGCAGGCTTGACGCCGAGCAGCTTGAAGGCCTTGTCCTGCAGCGGCGTGGGCCGCGTGGTGATGACGATCTTAGTGTTGGGGCGCGTTAATTCCGCTAGCCAGGATCATTTATTGCTAGGGAGTGGCCAAATCGGAGGCGGTCGTCAGGCCGACCCGCGGGTGCGACGATCGCGCTCTTCAAACTGTTGAGCGGAGCTGCCCACGCGAATCACGATTCAGGCGGTTGTCGACCGTGGCGACCGCGCGCCACCAGTCACGGTAGTGCTCGGTGCCGTTGTGAGGAAATCTGACAGCGCGCCCTCGTCAGGGCTCGGTCTTCTTGTCCGCGAGACGCACGACGTCTTGCAAAGACTGCAGACGGTCGTGCTGCAGGAGCAGGTGGACGCCTTCCTCAAGGCGGCTGTCTGCTGCAAGGGTTGCGGCCGAAGCCATGCCGCGAAGAGCATGAGAGCGCTGGTCTACCGCACGGCCCTTCGGGAAGGTCGAGCCGGACAGCCCGCAGCTGTATTCCCGATGTGCTCGCTGCGGTTTCACGGCTTGTGATCGCGCCACATTCGACCCCTTGGCCCTTGCGTTGCCGGAACGCACTCACCTGCAGTGGGCCTGGCTCCAATGTCGGTACGCCAGCGTGCTGTCCTATCGTCTCGCCCAGATCTTCCTGCGCGATGCATTTCCAGGCGGCGCTGCACTTGCCGCGTCGAGTCTGAAGACCGTTGTGCGAACCGTCAGCGAACGGCTTGAGCAGGAAGTGCAAGACAACGTCAAGAGCACCGCCATTGCTTGCCGAGGTGCGCCAACGCCGCCAACGCCCTGCGCACGAAGCGAGGTTGCCATTCAGATTGACACCGGTTACATCAGGTCGACATCCAAGGTCGAGGGACGCCGTTGGTTATCTGTCATCGCCTCGAAGATCTACATGCGCAGACTGGCCGCAACCTCGCGCATGCCTACTCCACTGGCTACGACCCATGGGCAGGGCTGCGGCAGCAGGCCTTTCTCGGCTCTGCCGACATTCACCCAACCAACCCCTTGTTGTCTTGTCCGACGGCGGGGAGGATATCGCCTGGGCTTGCAAGTTGCCGGCAGCCAAGGAACGCATTTCTGACTGGTTTCAAATCGGCATGCGCTTTCAGCACCTGCACATCGCTGTTCAGGGCCTGCGCAACCTGAGCGTGCAGATGAGACGGTCGATCAAGCGCCGTATTGCCTCACATCGCTGTCGGACGACGTCGCGGCAACGCGCCGCACGCTGGACGCACAGACCGGCCCCGTCGTTCTGGTGGGCCATTCGTGGGGCGGCGTCGTGATCTCGGAGGCGGGCGCCGATGAGCGGGTGAAGTCGCTCGTCTACGTGGCTGCATTCGCGCCGTCGGAAGGTCGGTCCGCCGCCGAGCTGGGCAAGGACTATCCGAAGCCGCCCGGCTCGGACTTCATCGTGCAGGACAAGGAGGGCTTTCTGAGCCTGAGTGCAGAGGGCATGGCGAAGCACTTCGCCCAGGACCTGCCGCTGGCGACAACCCGGGTGATGGCCGCGACTCAAGGCCCAATCAGCGCCAGGAGCTTCGAGGAGAAGGTGAGCACCGCGGCCTGGAAGACGAAGCCCTCGTGGTTCGTCCTCACACAGCGGGACCACATGATCGACCCGGCGCTGCAGAAGGCGATGGCGGAGAAGATCTCCGCGCACGTCGTCAGCGTGCCGACGTCGCACGTTCCGCAGGTGTCCAGGCCGGCCCAGGTCGCCGACGCCATCGCCGCCGCGGCGAGCAACGCGAAGTGAGTTGCGGCGGCCTCAGGCCGTCGCAAAGACCCCCTCGAGGTAGGGCGCGATGTTCCGCAAGGCGCGAGAAACGTACTCGTCCTTCTCTCCCACAGGAGCGACGTAGTGCATCGCGCTTTTCGCCGCCTCGATGCCCTCCAGCCGAGCAATCATCCACGCGGCCAGATACTGAGACGCCAGGCAGCCGCCCGCCGTGGCGACGTTGCCTTTGGCGACGAAGGGCTGGTTCAGCACACAGACGCCGGCCTCCTCGACCCAAGGCTTCGTGATCAGATCCGTGCAGGCGGGCACGCCGTCGAGCAGCCCGAGCTTGGCAAGAACGAGCGTGCCGGAGCATTGCGCACC
This region includes:
- a CDS encoding alpha/beta fold hydrolase, encoding MVSNRHALSAPAHRCSGPAQPERADETVDQAPYCLTSLSDDVAATRRTLDAQTGPVVLVGHSWGGVVISEAGADERVKSLVYVAAFAPSEGRSAAELGKDYPKPPGSDFIVQDKEGFLSLSAEGMAKHFAQDLPLATTRVMAATQGPISARSFEEKVSTAAWKTKPSWFVLTQRDHMIDPALQKAMAEKISAHVVSVPTSHVPQVSRPAQVADAIAAAASNAK
- a CDS encoding DJ-1/PfpI family protein, which produces MHIAILTFEGFNELDSLIALGILHRIKKADWRVSIASPTARVRSMNGVVLEAQASLEEASAADAVIVGSGRQTREVFADPALMARLRLDPSRQLLGAQCSGTLVLAKLGLLDGVPACTDLITKPWVEEAGVCVLNQPFVAKGNVATAGGCLASQYLAAWMIARLEGIEAAKSAMHYVAPVGEKDEYVSRALRNIAPYLEGVFATA